Part of the Candidatus Binataceae bacterium genome, GCCCGAGCCGGTGTCGTGCAGGATCTCTTCGAGCAGGTAGCGGCTGTTGCGGTGATCCCATAGATGATGGTGCGGATCGATGATGGCGGTCTCAGGTTCGAGCACTTGCTCGCTGACCAGTGCCAGCCAATCTTCGCGATGCGCGGGGGACTGTTCGCGTTCGTTTGCCATCGGCGTTGCTCCTTAGCTGTAAAGGAATCGATCCGCAGCAAGATTTCAATGGTTGCGAAGATGAATCCGCGATCGTCTAACTCTATAGGATGGCGCTTGCCTGCGATCGGTGGGAGCGCGACCCGTATCGGGAATAAATCGAGCGGCATCTGACTTGAGGAGAGTTTTTTTCGATGGAGCATGAGCATCACGGGCATCATCCGGCGCCATCCAGCGTGGGCGCGGCTCCGCTCAAGGATCCCGTGTGCGGCATGAGCGTGACCGAGAATTCGAAGTGGTCAACCGAAAGTGGTGGGACGACCTACTACTTCTGTAGTGAAGGATGTCGCAACAAATTCGCCGCCGATCCCGCGCGCTACCTGAACAAGCCTGCGGCGCACGATCATTCCGCGCACCTGCATGGGCACAGGTCGCACGGCGCCGCGGCACCCAAGCCTGTTGCCGCGATCGCGGGGCCGGTTGAGTACACCTGCCCGATGCATCCGGAGATCGTGCGCCCCGGTCCGGGCGCGTGTCCGATTTGCGGGATGGCGCTGGAGCCGCGCACCGCAACTCCCGTCGAGGATAAGAGCGAACTCGACGCGATGACGCAGCGGCTGTGGGTCTGCGCCGCGCTCGCGGCGATCGTCGTCATCCTCGACATGGGCAGCATGATCGTTTCAGGCGGAATTCTCGCGCCTGCGACTCTCATCTTTACCGAGCTGATTCTCACCACGCCGATCGTGTTGTGGGGTGGATGGCCCTTCTTTGAGCGCGCGTGGATGTCGATCGTCAACCGCAGTCTCAACATGTTTACGCTTATCGGACTCGGCGTCGGCGTCGCATACGTGTACAGCATCGTCGCGGCGACGATGCCGCAGATTTTTCCGCCTTCGTTCCGCGGCGCGGGTGGCGAGGTCGCCGTGTACTTCGAGCCCGCGGCCGTGATCGTCGCGCTGGTCCTGCTCGGCCAGGTGCTCGAGCTGCGCGCGCGCAGCCAGACCGGCGCCGCGATTCGCGCGCTGCTCGGCCTCGCACCCAAGACCGCGCGCCGAATCCGCGACGGCGTCGAGGAAGACGTCCCGCTCGACGAGGTGCATCCCGGAGATCAACTCCGCGTGCGGCCAGGAGAGAAAGTTCCCGCCGACGGCGTCGTAGTTGAGGGCGCAAGTGCGATCGACGAGTCGATGGTGACGGGAGAACCGATCCCGGTCGAGAAGCACGCCGCCGATCGCGTGATCGGCGCGACCGTCAACGGCGCGGGCTCATTCGTGATGCGCGCTGAGCGCGTAGGCAGCGAGACCCTGCTCGCGCAAATCGTCAAGATGGTTGCCAAAGCGCAGCGCAGTCGCGCTCCGATCGAGCGCCTGGCGGATCGCGCCGCCGCATACTTCGTCCCGGCGGTCGTTGGCGCCGCGATCATCACATTTATCATTTGGGCGACATTGGGGCCCGACCCAAAAATGGCTCACGCGCTCATCAACGCCGTCGCGGTGCTGATCATCGCATGCCCGTGCGCTTTGGGCCTCGCCACGCCGATGTCGATCATGGTCGCGACGGGTAAAGGCGCGACGCTCGGCGTGCTCTTCAGAAACGCCGAGGCGATCGAGGTGCTGCGCCAGGTCGATACTCTTGTCGTGGACAAAACCGGCACGCTCACCGAAGGCAAGCCCAAGCTGGTCAGGGTGATTGCGACGCCGGGCTTCGATGAGAACGAGATGCTGCGGCTGGCCGCGAGCCTCGAGCGCGGCAGCGAGCATCCGCTCGCAGCCGCAATCGTCGCCGGCGCGGAATCCCGCAAGGTCATCCTGAGCAATGCTGATAACTTCCTGTCAATCCCTGGAAAAGGCGTCACGGGCATGCTCGGGAATCACCAGGTCGCGCTCGGCAACCGGGTGCTGATGGAACGAATCGGCGCTGGCACCGCGCTCGCCTCCGACGGCGATGCGATGCGCACCGAGGGTCAGACCGTGATGTACGTCGCGATCGACGGCAAGGTCGCGGGACTGCTCGGCGTGGCCGATCCGATCAAAGCGACGACAGCCGAAGCGATTCGCCAGCTTCACGCCGACGGTGTGAAGATTGTCATGCTGACCGGCGACAGCCGCGCCACTGCTGAAGCCGTCGCGCGCGAGCTCGGCATCGATCAGGTCGTCGCCGAGGTGTTGCCGAATCAGAAGGCCGAGGCGGTCAAGCGGCTGCAGAGCGAGGGCCGTATCGTCGCGATGGCGGGAGACGGCGTGAACGATGCGCCTGCGCTCGCGCAGGCGCAGGTCGGGATCGCGATGGGAACGGGGACCGACGTCGCGATCGAAAGCGCGGGCGTGACCCTCGTCAAGGGCGATCTGCGCGGAATCGTGCGTGCGCGATTGCTCAGCCGCGCGACGATGGGGAACATCCGGCAGAATCTTTTCTTTGCGTTTGTGTACAACGGTCTCGGCGTTCCGATCGCCGCAGGCGTTCTTTATCCCGCGTTCGGAATCCTGCTGAGTCCGATGATCGCCGCGGCCGCGATGAGCATCAGCTCGTTCTCGGTGATCACCAACGCGTTGCGGCTGAGACGCCTCTCGCTCTGAGACGGACGCGGCCCGCGATGAGCCGCGCCCGCAATTTCACTCAGCGCTTTTCGAACTGCTTGTTGCCGTAGAGGATCGAGCGCGCTTCATCGTCGAGCGGCTCGGGCGGCAGATCGGCCATCACCGCCAGACCGCGCTTGACCGCAGGTCGCTCCGAGATCGCATCGAGCCAGCGCTTGAAGTTCGGCCGGCTCTCGAGCTGCTCGGGCTCGCGCCGCGTGCCGACTACCCACGGATACGTCGCGATGTCAGCGATCGAGTATTCGCCCGCGAGATAAGGCCGATCCTTCAACTGCTTGTCCATAACGTTGAGCAGCCGGCGCGATTCGTTCGTGTAACGCTCGATCGCATACGGAAGCTTCTCCGGCGCGGCGCGCAGGAAATGCCCGCGCTGTCCGAACATCGGACCGACACCGGCCATCTGGAACATCAGCCACTGGATGACGTCGTACTTCGCGCGCGTCTCAGCGGGGAGAAGCTTGCCGGTCTTCTCGCCGAGGTAGAGGAGGATGGCGCCGGATTCGAAAATCGAAATCGGCTTGCCGCCGGGGCCGTCAGTATCGACGATCGCCGGCATCCGATTGTTGGGACTGATCGCGAGAAAGTCAGGCTCGAACTGCTCGCCCTTGCGGATATTCACCGGCACGATTCGATATTGCAGTCCGGTCTCTTCGAGGTAGATGGTGATCTTGTG contains:
- a CDS encoding heavy metal translocating P-type ATPase — its product is MEHEHHGHHPAPSSVGAAPLKDPVCGMSVTENSKWSTESGGTTYYFCSEGCRNKFAADPARYLNKPAAHDHSAHLHGHRSHGAAAPKPVAAIAGPVEYTCPMHPEIVRPGPGACPICGMALEPRTATPVEDKSELDAMTQRLWVCAALAAIVVILDMGSMIVSGGILAPATLIFTELILTTPIVLWGGWPFFERAWMSIVNRSLNMFTLIGLGVGVAYVYSIVAATMPQIFPPSFRGAGGEVAVYFEPAAVIVALVLLGQVLELRARSQTGAAIRALLGLAPKTARRIRDGVEEDVPLDEVHPGDQLRVRPGEKVPADGVVVEGASAIDESMVTGEPIPVEKHAADRVIGATVNGAGSFVMRAERVGSETLLAQIVKMVAKAQRSRAPIERLADRAAAYFVPAVVGAAIITFIIWATLGPDPKMAHALINAVAVLIIACPCALGLATPMSIMVATGKGATLGVLFRNAEAIEVLRQVDTLVVDKTGTLTEGKPKLVRVIATPGFDENEMLRLAASLERGSEHPLAAAIVAGAESRKVILSNADNFLSIPGKGVTGMLGNHQVALGNRVLMERIGAGTALASDGDAMRTEGQTVMYVAIDGKVAGLLGVADPIKATTAEAIRQLHADGVKIVMLTGDSRATAEAVARELGIDQVVAEVLPNQKAEAVKRLQSEGRIVAMAGDGVNDAPALAQAQVGIAMGTGTDVAIESAGVTLVKGDLRGIVRARLLSRATMGNIRQNLFFAFVYNGLGVPIAAGVLYPAFGILLSPMIAAAAMSISSFSVITNALRLRRLSL
- a CDS encoding glutathione S-transferase N-terminal domain-containing protein, encoding MIDLYYWPTPNGHKITIYLEETGLQYRIVPVNIRKGEQFEPDFLAISPNNRMPAIVDTDGPGGKPISIFESGAILLYLGEKTGKLLPAETRAKYDVIQWLMFQMAGVGPMFGQRGHFLRAAPEKLPYAIERYTNESRRLLNVMDKQLKDRPYLAGEYSIADIATYPWVVGTRREPEQLESRPNFKRWLDAISERPAVKRGLAVMADLPPEPLDDEARSILYGNKQFEKR